The Nematostella vectensis chromosome 6, jaNemVect1.1, whole genome shotgun sequence region GGAGACTTTACTTTCAGCAGGCGATGAACCAGATTGAAGTTATGGTGAACCATGTCCTGGATAAGGTTCAGCGTACTGACCAAGGGCTAGCGTTCAGACACATGAGCCCCTCGTGTTTCTATGAAATCAAGTCTCATAATGAGATTGACGTCTTCCTGGTTCTAACGAGTTTATCTcccgatgacgtcatcatcgAAGAAGTTGAGGAACCCTTGGGTTATGCTCGGGTAAAAATGATTACGTCATCAGCGATGGAAGACGTCGAGTCCATATATGACAGCGAGGTTTCGGTACCGGCGTCTCTTATTCACGCAATGACGTCACCGGAGTCGTTccctatgacgtcatcaatgacaacTCTAATGATGTCATCACCAACAGTGCTGTCGGAAGAAAGGCAACGGCAAGCGTCGAATTTGCTAAGAACGTCATCCCTTACGCCAGTGATTACATCACAAGAGGATACTGTGACGTCAGCAGCACACCATAAGGACAATTCAGAGCCTGGTTTGTTGGCGAACTACGTCACCAGCTGTGAAGAAGATGTCTATTTGTCAGCGAAAAGAATATCTAGAAGGTTTGCAACGCTGGTCAATAAAGCGCATGTCGATGTTTTAAGGGCGAATTCTGTAGTTTTACCACAGACACATGAGGTTACGCTGGACTTTGGAATGAACAATGAGTCAAACAACAGAGTACacagcaaaacaaaacaaaagaagaaaGTAAGCTTTAAGAAAAGGTCTCCTGTGCCAGAGGCCTTGAATTCACCTACTATGACGTCACCACACGTTGCTATGACGACACCCTACGTCATAAATCTGATCCCCACCATAGAGTGCCCTCGGCTATGGCCCAAGTGCGCTTCATGGCTCAAGACTTGTTCCAGACGGTGGCCGAGCGAAAAGCTGAAACGAAAGATCGTCACACAAGGCATTCATCTCGCCGCTTTACCCCCCTCCAAAAACAGTGATTTGTGGCAGATTAAATTTCTTAACGGACAAAGGGCATTGATACACCACGAGGGCAATGAAGCCAAAGCAAAGTGCCTTAGAATCGTCAAAGTGCTCTGCGAGGTAGACCTCAGCTACCCCAAAGCGATCAGACCTCAGTACCTGGAAAATATACTTATGTGGGCAAGCCGTAAGTACTGGAGCGATTCTGACTGGACGGAGGCTAATCTACCAGCACGCTTCCTAGATCTGATGGCTGGTTTACATAAGTGCATGAAGAATGGTGACTGCCATGACTTTTTCCTGCCGTCTGTGAATTTGCTTGATGAGCTTGGCAACGCCGACCTGAGTGTTCTGTCTGCTAAGATAATGGATGTACTTGTGCAGCCACTTAAGTACCTTGAAATTTGATCATTTATtgatctaaaaaaatacagtcgaagctctcgtaaaagaccagctccgttaacgaccacaattctcagttcccaaggtggtcgcttatgagagctTCAACTGTATGGTAAACTGTTGCGCGACTTCCTTTCAGAAAACTCTTGACcggaatttgaaaaaaaaactcacggTGTTCGTCATGTCGTCGGCATTGCTCGTAAATTGTTTGGGTACCTCTCGAGTACCTGCTGTTTAAAAAGGGGTGTGAAGACacgataataaataaatatttcaattaagCAAATGGATGTCCTCTCCAATAGTTATCCTTCTCACAAACTGGTAGGGGGAGCTCAAAATGTCACAAGCGGCGCTAGCAACCATGTTACATGTTGCTGCGTGGTGCTGGAAGATGTCGTCGtgtttgtacaccatgttaCATGTTGCTGCGTGGTGTTAGAAAATGTCGTCGTGTTTGTACATCATGTTACATGTTGCTGCGTGGTGTTGGAAGATGTCGTCGTGTTTGTACACCATGATACATGCTGCTGCGTGGTTTTGGCTGATGTTATTCTGTTTGTACACCTTGTTACATGATGCTGGGTGGTGTTGGCTGATGTTATTCTGTTTGTACACCTTGTTACATGTTGCTTCGTGGTGTTGAAAGATGTTTTCGtgtttgtacaccatgttaCATGATCCTGCGAGGTGTTGGAAGATGTAGTCATGTTTGTACACTTTGTTACATGTTGCTTCGTGGTGTTGGAAGATGTTGTCGTGTTTGTACACCATGTAACATGATGCTGCGAGGTGTTGGAAGATGTAGTCATGTTTTTACACCTTGTTACATGATGCTGCGTGGTGTTTGAAGATGTTGTCGtgtttgtacaccatgttaCATGATGCTGCTAGGTGTTGGAAGATGTAGTCATGTTTTTACACCTTGTTACATGATGCTGCGAGGTGTTGGAAGATGTTGtgtttgtacaccatgttaCATGTTGCTGCGTGGTGTTGATAGATGCAGTTGGGTTGACAGTACACTATCCATCCGACAGGGTTTGCAAGGAGACCATGAAAATCCCAAAAACAAAACCTCATTCTCCTCGCCCCTAATACCATTGTGTATTTAAGAGCTATTTTTGAGTTCTCAAGAGAACTTGAAAGGACAGAAATgcgacacggataagtgaactgatagaaacaaacaggaagaaagcccTACTAGCAGGGTACCAGTAAGAGCTGATGACTTGACCATAGGCTCAACAGACGCCTGATATTcagatatttattttcatatatTAATTCATTTCTATTTTGAGTGAACCTCTCCCTCATCTAGTCGTTAAgatacaacaaacaaacaagataAATTCTGTGTGTAAGAGAATGGCAGTTACTGGAAACAGAGCTGTAGCAGCCTCGAAACATTGGGGGACATTGCGGGCGGCGCAAAACAGAAACATAGCCATATACCCATCCTGGTCATCTCCTTAAATTTTGGGGGGGAACGtgccccaccccaccccccactaCCCCATACCCCTATAACCCCTATTGCGGCCCTGGGAAATGAATAACTGTCACTATAATTCAATTGAAATCGCCATTGACTTCGTCGTCGAATACATTTGTACTTTTTACCATATAGTATTACATTCTATTATTCCTTAGCTAAGTCAAACGAAAAACATCGAAAGAAAAGCTCCGGCTTTTACGGCAGAAAACAGCAAGAAGAAGCAACTAATTGGGCGCTTACGGAAAGGCTTATTTTGCTCTTTGGCGTGACGTAGCCATTCCCGTGATTATGTGACTTGACTTTGGCTTGAGTAGGAGTGTAGGAAGTAGTGCAAGTCGCCTAAATGTAATCTCCTTATTTATATTTAGCCATGACTTAATATTATGCATTCTTTCTTATAAATGGGGAGGACTGTCTCGTATAAGCCTTGTGGTTTTTATGGTCCTCCTCGCCATGTATTTGTCTAATTAATTATATGTTTAATGTACTTATTGTAAATATGTGTCaaataaaaaacttgaaactaaaaaaaaaatgaaagtaGACTCCTTCATCTTCGAGTAGCACCGAGACATTGGAAAGGCTTTTTCAACCTAAGAATCCGATATACCTAACAAATAAGTATCCTTAAAATCGGTCTGCTGCTACCGGTTGACTACATCCCACTGTGTTATCTGTTGAGAAGTTTTATGCGGCTTTTCATGATTTTCTACGTTATATCCTTGTTCTCAGCGTCATACACATCTAAATGGTGGTACCATTCCCTCAGCCATACTGGAACTGTATCCTACGATTAGATATCGATCACTCCACAAGTTAGTACAAGGTCCGCTTACCCTCTAAGTGGGAGTTTGCGATTTACAACCAACTATGCTGGGGCGTCTCCTACGATTTGAGATCGATGGCTCGACCAGGTTCACTTGTTCCCCTGGTATAGTGGCACTAAACCCTTGGGGACGGGAATTCTTTAGCAATAAACAACAAGACCTCATACGCTTTTGGGTGGCTTGTTGACCCCGACCACACCCCTATAGGAAATAACTATTATCAGCACTTCACTCCCAGTTATACCGAAGTATCTCCTACGCTTTTAGATGGTTTACTCCGCCTGTGGTTCCCTGGTCCACTATACCCCCCTGGGGAGGGAAATTGTTCTTGTCGTTGTAATGTAGACTGGCCCAGTTTTTCAAAGCGAGCGTCGATGTGTTGAAGGATTTGCTGCATTTTTTCGTCCACACGCGCCATAATCCGTTCCTCTGCGGCATAGATGTTGGTCGCGATAGAGTTATAAACCGCAATGCAACCAGGGCAACCGCA contains the following coding sequences:
- the LOC5514666 gene encoding uncharacterized protein LOC5514666, with translation MQNQGFESSESEFLRRQDDISRKDKDRLYKTNFFSSRRGNAQGKENRGLVLSPGHSTSSLSSESERDHKDRKPRVDDESGWVCVPNLGVRHSRLELLTALNNYSDNVVCLRRLYFQQAMNQIEVMVNHVLDKVQRTDQGLAFRHMSPSCFYEIKSHNEIDVFLVLTSLSPDDVIIEEVEEPLGYARVKMITSSAMEDVESIYDSEVSVPASLIHAMTSPESFPMTSSMTTLMMSSPTVLSEERQRQASNLLRTSSLTPVITSQEDTVTSAAHHKDNSEPGLLANYVTSCEEDVYLSAKRISRRFATLVNKAHVDVLRANSVVLPQTHEVTLDFGMNNESNNRVHSKTKQKKKVSFKKRSPVPEALNSPTMTSPHVAMTTPYVINLIPTIECPRLWPKCASWLKTCSRRWPSEKLKRKIVTQGIHLAALPPSKNSDLWQIKFLNGQRALIHHEGNEAKAKCLRIVKVLCEVDLSYPKAIRPQYLENILMWASRKYWSDSDWTEANLPARFLDLMAGLHKCMKNGDCHDFFLPSVNLLDELGNADLSVLSAKIMDVLVQPLKYLEI